The following coding sequences lie in one Apium graveolens cultivar Ventura chromosome 1, ASM990537v1, whole genome shotgun sequence genomic window:
- the LOC141677408 gene encoding protein PIN-LIKES 2 has product MMEAFSSQTQDNNFYSGSYLSAVMSLLKLISLTLIGLLLAHPKTQIVPRSTFKLLSKLVFSLFLPCTIFVHFGESITAKNFIQWWFIPVNVIISTIVGCLLGFLVAKICRPPPEFVRFTVIVTAFGNTGNLPLAIVGSVCHSNDNPFGEDCQRTGVAYVSYSQWVAVLLVYTLVYHMMEPPVEYYDVVEEDVEIVEQVATNDLSRPLLVEAEWPGMEDKETEHCKTPFIARVFNSVSSISEGSIPDSEMLEEGGPPSPKSIRCLAQPPVVKKIKRVAQQTPLSHILQPPTIATLLAFVIGMISPIKALIYGNDAPLAFITDSLEIVAGAMVPSVMLVLGGMLAEGPNESSLGRRTTVGIIVARLLVLPLFGIGVVFLADKMNFLIDGDQMYRFVLLLQYTTPSAILFGAIASLRGYAVSEASALLFWQHVFAIFSLSLYMIVYFKLLISYI; this is encoded by the coding sequence ATGATGGAGGCTTTCAGTTCGCAAACTCAAGATAACAACTTTTATAGTGGAAGCTATTTAAGTGCTGTTATGTCTTTATTGAAGCTTATATCTCTTACATTGATTGGTTTACTTTTAGCACACCCAAAAACCCAGATTGTTCCAAGATCAACTTTTAAGCTTCTTAGCAAACTTGTTTTTTCTTTGTTCTTGCCTTGTACTATTTTTGTGCATTTTGGTGAATCGATTACGGCTAAGAATTTTATACAATGGTGGTTTATACCTGTGAATGTGATAATTAGTACTATAGTGGGTTGTTTGTTGGGGTTTTTAGTGGCGAAAATCTGTAGACCTCCTCCTGAGTTTGTGAGGTTTACGGTTATTGTGACTGCGTTTGGGAACACGGGTAATCTTCCGCTTGCTATTGTTGGGTCGGTGTGTCATAGTAATGATAACCCTTTTGGGGAGGATTGTCAGAGGACGGGTGTGGCTTATGTATCGTACTCACAATGGGTTGCTGTGTTGCTTGTTTATACGCTTGTTTATCATATGATGGAACCGCCAGTTGAGTATTATGATGTTGTTGAGGAGGATGTTGAGATTGTGGAACAGGTAGCGACGAATGATTTGAGTAGGCCACTTCTTGTGGAAGCTGAATGGCCTGGTATGGAAGATAAAGAAACTGAGCATTGCAAAACTCCGTTTATAGCCAGAGTGTTTAATAGTGTTTCGAGTATTTCAGAAGGTTCGATTCCGGATTCTGAAATGCTGGAGGAGGGAGGCCCTCCGAGTCCCAAATCAATTAGGTGTTTAGCGCAGCCACCAGTGGTTAAGAAAATCAAAAGAGTTGCTCAGCAGACACCACTTAGCCATATTCTTCAGCCACCAACAATTGCTACGTTGTTGGCTTTTGTTATTGGCATGATTTCTCCAATCAAAGCTCTTATTTATGGCAATGATGCTCCACTTGCATTTATTACAGACAGTCTAGAAATTGTTGCTGGAGCAATGGTTCCATCAGTTATGCTGGTCCTTGGAGGTATGCTTGCTGAAGGCCCCAATGAGTCTAGCCTTGGGCGACGAACTACAGTTGGAATCATTGTTGCAAGACTTCTTGTACTTCCGCTGTTTGGAATAGGGGTTGTTTTTCTGGCAGATAAGATGAATTTCTTGATTGATGGGGATCAAATGTACCGGTTTGTGCTTTTATTGCAATACACTACCCCCAGTGCGATCTTGTTTGGAGCAATTGCTAGCTTAAGGGGATATGCAGTCAGTGAAGCTTCAGCTCTTCTCTTCTGGCAGCATGTGTTTGCTATTTTCTCACTTTCACTCTATATGATTGTTTACTTCAAGTTGCTGATATCTTATATATGA
- the LOC141677434 gene encoding uncharacterized protein LOC141677434, with product MDFFKSVFSDDPDDSNPQTTPPQPQISHPNGNPNFNPDPDSDPTREMSTVSNAWSFGSTLLRSIATRSEAIVETYRRDIEEFSSGLKKESDVIVKAASKAVKDIPGSLEAGAGFAQEKLESVGQVIDDFTEIIARNRDILVSSDHDDDDNNYASGIGGIGESSGNVGVKAYSRVEALVRGVECDMNTYCREIEEECEEEFEEWRKGVKVEERAREVEEAVERNGVIREIYEEVVGSGKVEEGVFWERLFFRVWKVRKAEEARSRLVRRVMAGEEDEEELSWDVDEEEFEECEERTLRRGDIVEGKGGMLEGFGEDSGGKSEVEGNLEKGNDEERGGDQVGSEKIEVGVEKETEKVTSEGKTDSDISVISSQLSPEEDLGWDEIEDIGSSDEHKVSTDGSPNKADLRKRLSAAADEEEDLTWDIEDDDEPVKA from the coding sequence ATGGACTTCTTCAAATCCGTCTTCTCCGACGACCCGGACGACTCAAATCCCCAAACTACCCCTCCTCAACCCCAAATTTCGCATCCCAATGGAAACCCTAATTTTAACCCGGACCCGGATTCTGACCCGACCCGGGAGATGTCAACTGTTTCTAATGCTTGGAGCTTTGGGAGTACGTTATTGAGAAGCATAGCGACGAGATCAGAGGCAATTGTGGAGACGTATCGTCGCGATATCGAAGAATTTAGCTCAGGATTGAAGAAGGAGAGTGATGTTATTGTGAAAGCTGCTTCGAAAGCGGTGAAAGATATTCCGGGATCGTTGGAGGCTGGGGCGGGGTTTGCGCAGGAGAAATTGGAGTCTGTTGGACAAGTGATTGATGATTTTACGGAGATTATTGCACGTAACAGAGATATTTTAGTTAGTAGTGATCACGATGATGATGATAATAATTACGCGAGTGGAATTGGGGGAATTGGGGAGAGTAGTGGGAATGTGGGGGTGAAGGCGTATAGTAGGGTGGAGGCGTTGGTACGAGGAGTGGAATGTGATATGAATACGTATTGTAGGGAGATCGAGGAGGAGTGTGAGGAGGAGTTTGAGGAGTGGAGGAAGGGGGTTAAGGTGGAGGAACGAGCCCGGGAGGTGGAGGAGGCGGTGGAGAGGAATGGGGTGATTAGGGAGATTTATGAGGAGGTTGTTGGTTCGGGGAAGGTGGAGGAGGGGGTTTTTTGGGAGAGGTTGTTTTTTAGGGTTTGGAAGGTGAGGAAAGCGGAGGAGGCGAGGAGTAGGTTGGTTAGGAGAGTGATGGCGGGGGAGGAGGACGAGGAGGAGTTGAGTTGGGATGTTGATGAGGAGGAGTTTGAGGAGTGTGAGGAGAGGACGTTGAGACGGGGGGATATTGTGGAAGGGAAAGGTGGGATGTTGGAGGGGTTCGGGGAAGATAGTGGTGGGAAATCGGAGGTTGAGGGTAATTTGGAAAAGGGGAATGACGAGGAACGTGGAGGTGATCAGGTGGGAAGTGAGAAGATTGAGGTTGGTGTTGAGAAAGAGACAGAGAAAGTGACGTCGGAAGGGAAAACGGATAGTGATATATCGGTGATTTCTAGTCAGTTATCGCCTGAGGAAGATCTTGGGTGGGATGAGATTGAGGATATTGGGAGTAGTGATGAGCATAAGGTGTCTACGGATGGGAGTCCGAATAAGGCTGATTTGCGCAAGCGGTTGAGTGCTGCAGCGGATGAAGAAGAAGACTTGACTTGGGATATTGAAGACGATGATGAGCCTGTGAAGGCATGA